In Brachypodium distachyon strain Bd21 chromosome 2, Brachypodium_distachyon_v3.0, whole genome shotgun sequence, one genomic interval encodes:
- the LOC112270708 gene encoding uncharacterized protein LOC112270708 yields the protein MPLPAQQPGISRRVISDLYCVVHGETHRLRVAGDTGGARFFGAYEGGWLFLALQHHRGHEIENIHNGRRILVPDSVTWVRVEVGEEEPSGAAYRDPEAGPMVIFAAALSSSPVGSDAPCVAAAIIQSADTSHFPLMPQIAFWLVEDGAERHQIVHAPVTLEDVAHQGGFFHFLTSGENLISIRQEQAMAMGTLQEIFHLFQPREPVECGENEVLAGRYLVESRGELLLVVRCSVVQSTFGHGQASRFLVFQITRHLQQQRRQVATGGKVEILTWTLLPGLNGRMIFLAHGCSRSYDVADFPGCEEGVYYLDDTRSLSPTFRSYLCSDNGMCPGNGDSIRRLFQYRAASANSSPVWFLA from the exons ATGCCGCTCCCTGCACAGCAGCCGGGGATTTCCCGCAGAGTCATCTCAGACTTGTACTGCGTCGTCCATGGGGAGACCCATCGCCTACGCGTTGCGGGCGACACCGGCGGCGCACGCTTCTTTGGAGCGTACGAGGGCGGATGGCTGTTCCTCGCCCTTCAACATCACCGGGGACACGAGATCGAGAACATCCACAACGGCCGGCGAATTCTCGTGCCCGACTCTGTTACGTGGGTGCGGGTCGAAGTTGGGGAGGAAGAACCCAGCGGCGCTGCCTACCGCGACCCAGAGGCAGGTCCGATGGTCATCTTCGCGGCCgctctctcctcctcgcctgTGGGGTCGGACGCGCCGTGCGtcgctgccgccatcatccaGAGCGCCGACACGAGCCATTTCCCGCTCATGCCGCAGATAGCTTTCTGGCTCGTCGAGGACGGAGCTGAGCGTCACCAGatc GTGCACGCGCCCGTCACCCTGGAGGACGTAGCGCATCAGGGAGGGTTCTTCCATTTCTTGACCAGCGGGGAAAATCTTATCAGCATACGGCAAGAACAAGCGATGGCGATGGGGACGCTTCAGGAGATCTTTCATCTGTTCCAACCCCGGGAGCCAGTTGAATGCGGCGAGAATGAGGTCTTGGCCGGGCGTTATCTTGTGGAGAGCCGAGGAGAACTCCTGCTGGTGGTCAGATGCTCAGTGGTCCAATCCACTTTCGGACACGGCCAGGCCAGCAGGTTCCTCGTGTTTCAGATCACACGgcacctgcagcagcagcggcggcaggtgGCCACCGGCGGCAAGGTCGAGATTCTGACCTGGACACTCTTGCCTGGCTTGAACGGCCGCATGATCTTCTTGGCACATGGGTGCTCCAGATCTTACGACGTTGCTGATTTTCCCGGCTGCGAGGAGGGCGTCTACTACCTGGACGACACGAGATCACTGAGTCCTACGTTCCGATCATACCTGTGCAGTGACAATGGCATGTGCCCGGGCAATGGCGACAGCATCCGCCGATTGTTCCAGTACCGAGCGGCGTCAGCCAACTCTTCTCCGGTTTGGTTCCTGGCTTAG
- the LOC100824173 gene encoding protease Do-like 1, chloroplastic has protein sequence MAAAGAGAGAATTACCFLAPSPSLPPQRPRHFLKHLARAAASTTRPDAASRSLAPPASPPPLLAAPAEAARRTLKSAAGTLVVALASAALILGDAGGGAASAFVVATPRKLQADELATVRLFKDNTPSVVYITNLAVRQDAFTLDVLEVPQGSGSGFVWDKMGHVVTNFHVIRGASDLRVTLADQSVYEAQVVGFDQDKDVAVLSIQAPKDKLRPLPVGVSADLLVGQKVYAIGNPFGLDHTLTTGVISGLRREISSAATGRPIQDVIQTDAAINPGNSGGPLLDSSGNLIGVNTAIYSPSGASSGVGFSIPVDTVGGIVDQLIKFGKVTRPILGIKFAPDQSVEQLGLSGVLVLDAPPNGPAGKAGLQSTKRDSYGRLILGDIITSVNGTKVANGSDLYRILDQCKVGETVTVEVLRGDQKEKIAVILEPKPDES, from the exons atggccgccgccggcgcaggcgcaggcgctGCCACCACTGCCTGCTGCTTCCTCGCCCCCTCCCCGTCTCTCCCGCCGCAGCGCCCGCGCCATTTCCTCAAGCacctcgcgcgcgccgcggcgtCGACCACCAGGCCCGACGCCGCCTCGCGCTCCCTCGCGCCCcccgcttcgccgccgcctctgttGGCGgccccggcggaggcggcgcggcggacgcTGAAGTCCGCCGCGGGGACCCTGGTCGTCGCGCTCGCCTCGGCCGCGCTGATCCTCGGCGACGCGGGGGGCGGCGCCGCGTCCGCCTTCGTCGTCGCCACGCCGCGGAAGCTGCAGGCCGACGAGCTCGCCACCGTGCGCCTCTTCAAGGACAACACGCCCTCCGTCGTCTACATCACCAACCTCGCCGTGAG GCAGGATGCCTTCACGCTGGACGTGCTCGAGGTGCCGCAGGGGTCTGGGTCGGGCTTCGTCTGGGACAAGATGGGCCACGTCGTCACCAACTTCCATGTCATCCGAGGCGCGTCGGATCTCAG GGTTACGCTTGCTGATCAGTCAGTCTATGAAGCGCAAGTTGTTGGATTTGACCAAGACAAGGATGTTGCTGTTCTGAGTATCCAAGCACCAAAGGATAAACTGAGGCCTTTGCCAGTTGGTGTGTCAGCAGACTTATTGGTTGGTCAGAAAGTATATGCCATAGGAAACCCA TTTGGCCTTGACCACACTCTTACAACAGGTGTTATCAG TGGATTGCGCAGAGAAATTAGTTCAGCTGCAACAGGACGTCCCATACAGGATGTAATACAGACTGATGCAGCAATCAACCCTGGTAACAGTGGAGGCCCGCTTCTTGATAGTTCTGGAAACCTGATAGGTGTAAATACTGCTATATACTCACCTTCAGGGGCATCATCCGGGGTCGGGTTCTCCATACCAGTCGATACA GTTGGTGGCATTGTGGATCAGCTTATAAAGTTTGGGAAAGTGACAAGACCTATTCTGGGCATAAAATTTGCCCCTGATCAATCTGTAGAGCAGCTTGGATTAAGTGGAGTGCTTGTCTTGGATGCTCCTCCAAACGGACCAGCTGGCAAAGCG GGTTTGCAATCCACCAAACGGGATTCCTACGGGCGGCTTATCCTCGGGGATATAATCACTTCTGTGAACGGCACGAAGGTAGCTAATGGGAGCGATCTGTACCGGATTTTGGATCAGTGTAAAGTTGGAGAGACG GTGACCGTGGAAGTCTTGCGTGGAGATCAGAAGGAAAAGATTGCCGTGATCCTTGAACCAAAGCCCGACGAATCATAA
- the LOC104583089 gene encoding uncharacterized protein LOC104583089 — MDVISEILSRTPVKSACRFRCVSKAWHALISDPAFLATHREPSHLIVANSTSDAAYGSIDWCCRDLRLMDLNGNIVRVMKRAGTFLMTGSGAVDGPTCITTNGSVTVEEQPSSVVGSEEARTAEVEGHAEAMCLGVDGAIQLRVGSAGHPRMMRSEGNRATTGKEEPREEPLALAQPVHHAGKVPSYLRQNIGIQVSPPWVVRTSHGGPVWGGEELPTDLLIEIASRLPCPVDRLYMSKLVCHDWRRAVPPPQRRRKLPWLLMPYRRTKFLPPHRPDQKRRAEFHCVLANGGLHLHRLRIGRDTGGARFIGSYDGGWLFLAHRPSRGHALLNLHTDRRIPLSDYAWWSGAGLKGTPDPSPNLRPMLILAATLSSPPLAPNVPCIAAAIADGLGADGTTDYPCLSVWRAPLIAFWLVEEGTEAEADRRRRHRRQEVRPATGFNLYSRAKPHMDVVDVIHYRGIFHFLTNKHDLIGVLEDDAVESLRTRELRFMHIPFRPGNLADGEHVDGRYLVESRGELLMVIRTIVSHALIADADEVPWTCFRVFQQTHRHLPGGVIEMTWTRLPTLGGRMLFVARGCSRSYDTADFPGYQDGVYFLDEKGSRSAEAMWSPPLEPWGRCYSCNDNGRWVPPIDDDVRRWFPHRAPSNYSCPVWFLP, encoded by the exons ATGGACGTCATCTCCGAGATCCTTTCTCGGACGCCGGTGAAGTCCGCGTGCCGATTCCGGTGCGTGTCCAAGGCGTGGCACGCGCTTATCTCCGACCCGGCGTTCCTCGCCACCCATAGGGAGCCGTCGCACCTCATCGTCGCCAACTCCACTAGCGATGCTGCTTATGGATCCATAGACTGGTGCTGCCGCGACCTGCGGCTAATGGATCTGAACGGCAACATCGTAAGGGTGATGAAGCGTGCCGGTACCTTTCTGATGACGGGCTCCGGCGCCGTCGATGGCCCTACCTGCATCACCACCAATGGTTCTGTC ACTGTCGAGGAACAGCCATCCTCCGTCGTAGGCTCCGAAGAAGCGAGAACTGCTGAAGTCGAGGGCCACGCGGAGGCGATGTGTCTCGGAGTGGACGGCGCAATACAGCTCCGCGTCGGCTCGGCGGGGCATCCACGGATGATGCGGAGCGAGGGTAATCGGGCGACCACGGGGAAGGAGGAGCCACGGGAGGAGCCGCTGGCGCTG GCTCAGCCTGTCCACCACGCAGGTAAGGTGCCCAGCTATCTCCGACAGAATATCGGGATCCAAGTCTCCCCACCGTGGGTTGTTCGGACGAGCCATGGAGGTCCGGtttggggaggagaggagctcCCCACCGACCTGCTCATCGAGATCGCCAGCCGCCTCCCGTGCCCCGTCGACCGCCTCTACATGTCCAAGCTGGTGTGCCACGACTGGCGCAGGGCTGTCCCACCGCCGCAACGCCGGCGGAAGCTCCCCTGGCTCCTGATGCCGTACCGCCGCACCAAGTTCCTCCCTCCGCATCGGCCGGACCAGAAGCGGAGGGCCGAGTTCCACTGCGTGCTCGCCAACGGcggcctccacctccaccgcctccgcaTCGGGCGCGAcaccggcggcgcgcgctTCATCGGCTCCTACGACGGCGGCTGGCTCTTCCTCGCCCACCGCCCGAGCAGAGGCCACGCGCTCCTCAACCTCCACACCGACCGGCGCATCCCTCTCTCGGACTACGCCTGGTGGTCCGGAGCCGGTTTAAAAGGCACTCCCGATCCCAGCCCCAATCTCCGGCCCATGCTCATCCTCGCCGCCACGCTCTCTTCCCCGCCGCTGGCGCCGAACGTGCCGTGCATAGCTGCGGCCATCGCCGACGGTCTCGGGGCCGACGGCACAACTGATTATCCCTGCCTCAGCGTGTGGCGTGCACCACTAATCGCGTTCTGGCTGGTGGAGGAGGGaaccgaagccgaagccgatcgtcgtcgtcgtcatcgccgTCAGGAGGTGAGACCTGCGACGGGCTTCAACCTGTATTCCCGAGCAAAGCCACACATGGACGTCGTGGATGTCATACATTACCGTGGGATCTTCCATTTCCTCACCAACAAGCATGATCTCATCGGCGTGCTTGAAGACGACGCGGTGGAGTCCCTGAGGACGCGTGAGCTACGCTTCATGCACATCCCCTTCCGGCCGGGCAACCTCGCGGACGGCGAGCACGTCGACGGCCGCTACCTCGTCGAGTCCCGCGGCGAGCTCCTCATGGTCATCAGGACCATTGTTAGCCATGCCCTCATCGCCGACGCGGATGAGGTGCCATGGACGTGTTTCAGGGTCTTCCAGCAGACGCACCGCCACCTACCCGGCGGCGTGATCGAGATGACCTGGACCCGTCTGCCCACGCTGGGCGGGCGGATGCTGTTCGTCGCGCGGGGATGTTCCAGGTCCTACGACACGGCTGATTTCCCCGGTTACCAAGACGGCGTCTACTTCTTGGATGAGAAGGGCTCCAGAAGCGCCGAGGCGATGTGGTCCCCGCCGCTAGAACCCTGGGGGCGGTGTTACAGCTGCAACGACAACGGGAGGTGGGTGCCGCCTATCGACGACGACGTCCGCCGCTGGTTCCCGCACCGAGCTCCGTCCAACTACTCGTGCCCCGTTTGGTTTCTCCCCTGA
- the LOC106866028 gene encoding uncharacterized protein LOC106866028 has product MDVISEILSRTPVKSVCRFRCVSKAWQALISDATFLGTHKEPLPLLIVNSIGADEPRDHRDSPLMDLESNLNFYIMGAYKYRGHDLQLLDLDGNVIRVMKRAGTFLTMCSGGAVNGPAACVTLHHSTFNVIDLASGNVIATSKAENMRDYNALNSVFSYGVGCAIPSGNYKLVFLARSQACQVLTLQDGAEWRHAQPSPAQVFFNGYRQYSSVTINGVMRFFHYNWEAPQGDENYILCFHLESEEWKESIKGPVKLTDPYDMPEPIMTELNDTLCIVEWEELVTHVWLLIDPVDSIWVKTYTIPMAPATYVEMPLRMVCDNGEKVLLHCSPRRFTSTATRTLQDYDPLTGSHTHRINFRAYGLGKVGICRMDLKYVVSSKIFTMVEPEEFNLPLLLE; this is encoded by the coding sequence ATGGACGTCATCTCCGAGATCCTTTCTCGTACACCGGTGAAGTCCGTGTGCCGGTTCCGGTGCGTGTCCAAGGCATGGCAGGCGCTCATCTCCGACGCGACGTTCCTCGGCACGCACAAGGAGCCGTTGCCTCTCCTCATCGTCAACTCCATCGGTGCCGACGAACCCAGAGACCACCGCGACTCGCCGTTAATGGATTTGGAAAGCAACCTCAACTTTTACATCATGGGTGCTTACAAATATAGAGGTCACGACCTGCAGCTACTGGATTTGGACGGCAACGTCATAAGGGTGATGAAGCGCGCGGGCACCTTTCTGACCATGTgctccggcggcgccgtcaATGGCCCCGCCGCCTGCGTCACCCTCCATCATTCCACCTTCAACGTCATTGATCTGGCCTCCGGGAACGTGATAGCCACCTCTAAAGCAGAGAACATGAGAGATTATAATGCTTTGAACTCTGTTTTCAGCTACGGCGTTGGCTGTGCCATCCCATCTGGCAACTATAAGCTGGTCTTCCTTGCAAGATCGCAAGCTTGCCAGGTTCTCACGTTACAAGACGGCGCCGAGTGGAGACATGCGCAACCGTCTCCAGCCCAAGTTTTCTTCAACGGCTATCGCCAATATTCATCGGTCACCATCAACGGCGTCATGCGCTTCTTCCATTACAACTGGGAGGCGCCGCAAGGGGATGAGAACTACATACTTTGCTTTCATCTTGAGAGCGAGGAATGGAAGGAGTCCATCAAAGGTCCAGTGAAATTGACGGATCCATATGACATGCCAGAACCCATAATGACCGAGCTTAATGACACCCTATGCATAGTTGAATGGGAGGAACTCGTGACCCACGTATGGCTGCTGATTGATCCTGTCGACAGCATTTGGGTCAAGACATACACGATTCCAATGGCTCCTGCCACCTATGTAGAGATGCCTTTGAGGATGGTGTGTGATAATGGTGAAAAAGTGCTCCTCCATTGCTCTCCTCGCCGTTTCACTTCCACGGCAACTCGGACGTTGCAAGATTACGATCCACTCACGGGGTCACACACGCACCGTATCAACTTTCGAGCCTACGGTCTGGGCAAAGTTGGTATCTGTCGCATGGACTTGAAGTATGTTGTCTCATCTAAGATCTTTACAATGGTTGAGCCAGAAGAATTCAACCTCCCTCTTTTGCTTGAGTGA
- the LOC100825091 gene encoding uncharacterized protein LOC100825091 has translation MSSMDQGDDGGEFTFSVAAPLALAAGGVGVLFPCSSRRIVAARQYPVFGQPRSPPRRGAPEPGTMAAQSPAPRCRKSGSTGSAVLRLVGLGRSHSDGKHKFVFFDAGGGCSERKARGGGGGDVAWSYYAKAGAAGGGGGNGGRRRTFLPYKQDLVGLFASATAFRRTYHPL, from the coding sequence ATGTCGAGCATGGATCAAGGCGACGATGGCGGCGAGTTCACCTTCTCCGTGGCTGCGCCTCTAGCACTAGCGGCCGGCGGCGTAGGCGTCTTATTCCCCTGCAGCAGCCGACGGATCGTTGCCGCCCGGCAGTACCCGGTCTTCGGCCAgccgcggtcgccgccgcgccgcggggCACCGGAGCCGGGGACGATGGCCGCCCAGTCGCCGGCGCCACGCTGCCGGAAGAGCGGGTCCACGGGGTCGGCCGTCCTGCGGCTCGTCGGGCTCGGGCGGAGCCACAGCGACGGCAAGCACAAGTTCGTCTTcttcgacgccggcggcggctgctccgAGCGCAAGGCgaggggcggtggcggcggcgatgttGCCTGGAGCTATTACGCGAAGGCCGgtgccgccggcggtggcggcggcaatggcgggaggcggcggacgtTCCTCCCGTACAAGCAGGACCTCGTCGGGCTCTTCGCCAGCGCCACCGCGTTCCGGCGGACCTATCACCCGCTCTAA
- the LOC100825398 gene encoding zinc finger protein AEBP2 produces MAEDDDGGGSAGVESLREEPEVSAAASEDEEEEKEEEEEEGVGFTFAAAAQFAAAGGGDGGVFGGGCVRPMYYPVFGRPRSPPPPPEEEETPESATLRVPLAQLLLAERGSSSSSTRQPGQDDLEGVSVETYCLWSPGSSPRAAHPSSSPGAARCQKSGSTGSVLRWRQRLVGLGRSHSDGKEKFVFLAADAGSSPGRKEGADVSPGRKGVSGGGSGGHGWSSSYYGRGNSRGGSGSRRSTSSSFLPYKQDLLGLFANAGALRRSYHPF; encoded by the coding sequence ATGGCGGAggacgacgatggcggcggctccgCTGGAGTAGAGAGCCTTCGAGAAGAACCCGAGGTGAGCGCCGCTgcatctgaagatgaagaggaggagaaggaggaggaggaggaggagggggtggGATtcaccttcgccgccgccgcgcaatTCGCTgctgccggtggtggcgatGGCGGGGTGTTCGGCGGCGGATGCGTCCGGCCTATGTACTACCCGGTCTTCGGCCGgccgcggtcgccgccgccgccgccggaggaggaggagacgccGGAGTCGGCGACGTTGCGGGTGCCGCTGGCGCAGCTCCTCCTGGCGGAGCGtggctcttcctcctcgtcgacgCGGCAGCCGGGCCAGGACGATCTCGAGGGGGTGTCGGTGGAGACGTACTGCCTGTGGTCCCCCGGGTCCTCGCCGCGTGCGGcgcacccttcttcttccccggggGCGGCGAGGTGCCAGAAGAGCGGGTCCACGGGGTCGGTCCTGCGGTGGCGCCAGCGGCTCGTCGGGCTCGGCCGGAGCCACAGCGACGGAAAGGAGAAGTTCGTGTTCCTGGCGGCCGACGCTGGCTCCTCCCCTGGCCGCAAGGAGGGGGCCGATGTCTCCCCCGGCCGCAAGGGAGtttccggcggcggcagcggcggccatgggTGGAGTAGCTCCTATTACGGGAGAGGCAACAGCAGGGGAGGATCAGGAAGCCGGAGGtccacgtcgtcgtcgttcctGCCGTATAAGCAGGATTTGCTCGGGCTCTTCGCCAACGCCGGCGCCCTCCGCCGGAGCTATCACCCCTTCTGA
- the LOC112271159 gene encoding uncharacterized protein LOC112271159, with protein MESKLDAILEKLALQEKTVAKLESLIVKVDDMRSSMGELREVQQNLETWRPKIDRQVAELTAVVGSLKDRLPIVNKPSPTALVGRGLVDFTRNSPPLLSGPGTPFSVTGGGHAGPSGHREDLENRGLALGNSGVSEQPPAKGGDARECAIAP; from the exons ATGGAAAGCAAACTCGATGCCATCCTGGAGAAGCTGGCACTGCAGGAGAAGACCGTCGCCAAGTTGGAGTCGCTGATCGTCAAGGTCGATGACATGCGCAGTTCCATGGGGGAGCTCCGGGAGGTGCAGCAAAACTTGGAAACCTGGCGGCCAAAGATCGACCGCCAGGTAGCCGAACTCACCGCGGTGGTGGGATCCCTGAAGGATCGACTGCCCATTGTCAACAAGCCGTCGCCGACCGCTCTTGTCGGACGGGGACTGGTGGATTTCACCCGCAATTCGCCACCGCTCCTCTCAGGCCCTGGTACCCCGTTTTCGGTCACAGGAGGCGGACATGCAGGCCCCAGTGGGCACCGTGAAGACCTGGAAAATCGGGGGTTGGCCTTGGGAAACTCTGGGGTTTCCGAGCAACCTCCGGCCAAGG GAGGAGACGCTAGAGAGTGCGCGATCGCACCGTGA